Sequence from the Undibacterium piscinae genome:
TGAAAATCAGCCCTTTTTTCATTCACGCTGGTGCGCTGGCAGTGACTACTTATTTGCCGCCGCCGTCATTTCAGTCAGTTCGGTCTCGCTGATATAGTCAAATACCTTGACGACCTTGCGCACACCGCTGACGCCACGCGCCACTTCACCGGCCAGGTTACCTTCGCGCTGGGTCACGCGACCCATCAGATACACCACGCTGTCTTCGGTCACCACTTTGAAGGCGCTACCGTATAAATCTTTGGTATCGACAAACGAAGCCTTCACCTTGGTAGTGAGCAAGGCATCATTGGAACGCGCCGTGTAACTCGTTACCGGTGCGACCTGTAACTCATTTGCAACGTCGAGCACGCCTTCCACCGCACGCATTTCACGCTCGGCATTGACCCTGGAAGCCTCATCGGCAACTTCACCGGTCAGCAGGGCACGCCGGTTAAAACTGCTGACATTGATGTGCGAGCCAATACCGGCAGCACGCGCCACCCGGCTCTCGCCTTTGAGCACGATAGACTTGTCTTCGGCCTGTGCACCAAAGGTACGTCTGTCAGTGGCGGCAAACGTCCCGACTACCGCGCTGCCTACCATCATTTCCACGCAGCCTTGCAAACTCATCGCAGCGGCACAGCACAGGCTGATCGTCGCCAAAGGGCGCGCCGCTTTTTTAAACATTACCTCAATCATCTGCATCTCCTCCGAATAGGGCGGCATCAATGCCGTCACATAAACAGTGTATGGTTAATAAATGTACTTCCTGTATTCTGGCCGTCCTGTCATGTGGCACACAAATATGCACATCGGCATCAGTCAACACTTTCTTGATTTCGCCGCCGCCTTTACCGGTTAAGGCGATCACCCGCATATCGCGCTCCAGTGCCATATTGACGGCATTGACCACGCTGGCAGAATTGCCGGAAGTAGACAAGGCCAGCAAAATATCACCGGACTGGCCAAACGCCTGCACCTGCTTGGCATATACCTCCTGAAAGCTATAGTCATTGGAGATCGCCGTCAGGATCGAGGTATCAGTGGTCAAGGCCAGCGCCGGCAAAGGCAAGCGCTCACGCTCGAAACGTCCCACCAGTTCTGCCGCAAAATGCTGGCAATCCGCCGCCGAACCGCCATTGCCACAGGCGAGAATCTTGTTACCATTGGACAGCGCCATGAACATAAGTTCAATCGCCTGTTCAATCGGACGCGCCAGGACAGAGGCGCACTGAATTTTTAGTTCGGCACTTTCATGGAAGTGCGAAAGGATGCGTTGATTTTTCATAGTGGTGGGATTATAAGGCAGGTCTGCTTGCTTACAGGTAAAGGAGTGTAAGCGCATGAAAAAAGAAGAGTAAATCAGTGTCGCAAATTTCACAAGGGGCAAGCCCGAAACGCCCTGTTCATGGGCTTCTCCAGCCTACCTGTGGTGCGAACCGCATGGCCATTGCCTGCTGGCAGGGGGCGATTTTAATTTCTCTCAGAGCGCAATCAAGCGGTGATGACGTTCTTTAGCCACTCGATCCTGCCATCCTGTATCGCTACCACATCAAAACGGCAGGCCGGAAGCGGCTTGATTTTTTGCAGATACACTAGTGCTGCGTGCACCATGCGCCTTTGCTTGGCCGGGGTAACACTGGCTAGCGCGCCGCCAAATTGTGCGCTGGCGCGTTTTCTGACTTCGACAAACACCAGAGCGGCGCCATCCTGCATAATCAGGTCAATCTCGCTGCCCTTGCACAAGAAACTGCGCTGCACCAGGCTCAGGCCGGCTTGCCGCAAAAAGGCCAAAGCCTGCTCTTCGCCCTCGTCACCAGTGCGCTGACGCGGGGTACGGATACGCGCCAGACGTTTTCCTAACCAACTTTGTTCTGCCATTGTCGTACAATCCTGCTTTGATCAATCGAAGCGAATGCGCCATGAGCCAGCCAGATACCGAATTTCCCCCTTTGTCAGCCAACGCCGCCATCATGGAGGCGGTCAGCAAACAAAGCTATCCTGCTGCCACATTATATGTAGTTGCCACGCCGATTGGTAACGTTTGCGACATCAGCCTGCGTGCCCTGCACCTGCTTTCGCTGGCCGATGCGGTAGCGTGCGAAGACACCCGCAACACCGCGCAGTTGATGACACGCTATGGCCTGCACAAGCCGCTGTTGGCAGCGCACATGCACAATGAACGTGAAGTGGCCGAGAAAATCATTGCGCGTCTGCAAGCCGGCGAACGCATCGCGCTGGTGTCGGATGCCGGTACGCCGGGCGTTTCCGATCCGGGAGCCAAAATTGTCGAGGCGGTCAGGCTGGCCGGCCTGCAGGTGATGCCCTTGCCGGGCGCTTCCGCCGCCATCAGCGCGCTGTCTGCCAGCGGCCTGATTCACGACCGTTTTTACTTTGTCGGCTTCCTGCCATCCAAGGCCGGCCAGCGCGACACTTTGCTGCAAAGTCTGGCGGCGACCGCTGCCAGCCTGATTTTTTACGAAGCGCCGCATCGCATCCTTGATTCCACCAGCGCCATGCTGGCCGCGTTTGGGCCGACGCGTCAGGTAGTGTTTGCGCGTGAACTGACCAAGCTGTTTGAGGAAATTCACCGCTGCAGCTTAGCTGAAGCGGCAGCCTGGCTCAATGCCGATAGCCATAGGGAAAAAGGCGAGTACGTGGTGCTGATAGAAGCGGCACCGGAAACCGCAGCCGATGACCATCTGGAAGCCAAACGTATCCTGACAATTTTGCTCAAGGAGTGTTCGGTCAAGCAGGCCGCCTCGCTGGCAGCGCAACTCACCGGCCAGAAAAAAAATGCCTTGTATCAGTTGGCGCTGGAACTCAAAGATGAGGATGAGCCTGAGGGTCAGCAGTAGGCTGACCATGCAATTTACAGCACGGGTAAAGCTCTGCGCGGAGCCGTAGTGTAGGTCCGCGTAGTGCCCACTTTAGCGCTGCACCACCACCGGTTTGCTGATACCCAGATCGTTATTCTGGGCGATGGCGTTATTCGCCTCGGCGCGAGTGCTGAACGGACCGCTGATCAGGCGATACAGGCTTCCCTGCTGAACGATGTCAAAATCAGGCAAACGCACTGTCGCCTTGCTCTTTAAGCGCTCCATCGTGGCTTCGGCGTTAGCGCGTATCGCATACGCTCCCAATTGTATGTAAAAGCTTGGCGTCGCAGATGAAGTACCACCATCAATTTTCTCAGGCGTTTTGCTGTCTTGCGCCGCCAGTAAATCGTCGAACGAGCGCTGTTCATTCTTTACTGGTGCTGATGTAGCCTTGTTCGCGCTGACGACAGGTAAGGCCGGCACTGGCACTGGCATAGGCATAGGCGCTAAATTCGCTGCCAGATTCGATGCCGAGGCTGGCGGTAGATTTTTGCGGTTTTCCGCCATTTTTTTTCTATATCGTCGGGCAACAAGCGTTCGATTTCCAGATGACTACTCCCCTTACCCAGATAGCCCAGCTTCAGCGCCGCAGTGTAAGACAGATCAATAATCCGGCTGGAATGGAACGGGCCGCGGTCATTGATACGGACAATAATCTGTTTGCCGTTTTCCAGATTGGTGACCCGGGCATACGAGGGTATCGGCAAAATAGGATGAGCGGCAGTGATTTTGTACATATCGTACAGTTCACCAGATGAAGTCTTTTGGCCGTGAAATTTCTTGCCATACCAGCTGGCGATGCCGCGTTGCTTGAGCGGCGTCGTGCTGTCGACCAAAGGTGTATAGGTTTTACCAAATACCACGTAGGGCTTATTGCCGGAACGCGAGTATGCTTCTACCACCGGAATCGGATCGACCATGGATTCCAGGTCTTGCGGTGGATTTTCACCCGGACCATCGTCCTTATAATAGGCACCGCGGCCGGAGTTAGCCTTAGGCAGTGCCGGATAATTGGTGCCGCCGGATTTGCCGGTCGCCGCAGGGCTTGCCGGTTTCGCCTGATCTGAACTTTGCGGCGCTTTCGGCGCGCTACCGCAAGCCGACAGCAGCGCGGCGATCAACAGGGGACAAGTAGCGGCCAACCAGGGTGCACGGGCGCTACTTAAATGTCGCCTCATGTCTGTACCAACTTACGATTGCGCTGTACGCTCATCAAAATCCCTGCGCCCATACCTAATGTCACGAAAGCAGTTCCGCCATAGCTCATGAATGGCAAAGGAACCCCGACCACAGGTAAAATACCGCTGACCATACCCATATTCACAAACGCGTAGGTGAAAAAAATCATGGTAACAGAACCGGCCATCAGACGCGCAAACAAAGTCGGGGCATTCGCCGCGATCATCAGGCCGCGTATCACCAGCAGCATATACAGAACCACCAAAATGCAATTACCGATAAAACCGAACTCTTCCGAATACACGGCAAAGATAAAGTCGGTGGTACGCTCGGGAATAAATTCCAGATGCGCCTGAGTGCCATGCAACCACCCTTTGCCGGCAAACCCGCCTGAGCCGACCGCGATTTGCGACTGTATGATGTGAAAGCCCTTACCCAAAGGATCGGTAGTCGGATCTATCATAGTCATGACACGGTCACGCTGATAACCATGCAGCATAGGCCAGGCAATCGGAATACTGGCGGCAGCCGCCAACACTAATCCCAGCACCACGCGCCAGGACAATCCAGCCAGAAAAATCACTGCAAAACCGGCCGCCACCACCAATAAAGCCGTACCAAGATCAGGTTGCTTGGCGATCAAAACCACCGGAATCAGCAAGATGACAGAGGCAATCAGAAAATCCTTCCAGCGCAGCACGGCCGCCCGTTTCTGGAAATACCAGGCCAGCATCAAAGGCGTGGCGATCTTCATCATTTCCGACGGCTGTATCACCACCCCCACATTGATCCAGCGCCGCGCACCTTTTTTTACCATGCCAAACATGGCGACGGCAATTAGCAATGCGATACCAAAAGTGTAAATCGGGATCGCGAAACGCATCAGTGTTTGCGGCGGAACATTCGCTAGCACCCACATCACGAGAAACGAAATGAGGATATTGCGTAACTGATCTTCTACCCTACCCGGAAAATCTATCCCTGCCGAATACAAAGTGACGATGCCGGTCGAAACAATCAGGAAAATGATCAGCGCCAAAGGTCCGTCAAACACCATGATATGCGAACGGATGCGCTGCCAGTTAATGCCTTTATTTTGCATGTCTACTCCTTATTACCCTGAGTTTCGCCGCCCGGTTTAGGGCCGCCCTCAGATTCCGCATCGGCCTGCGCCTCCGACTCGGCACGGGTTGCCAGCGCATCACTCTTGATGGTGGTAGTCGTGTCTTTTTGTAGCGGGCGTTTGCCTAGCAAGTAAAAATCCAGGGCTTTCCTGACTATAGGCGCCGCACCGGTAGAACCGAAACCACCGTTCTCTACAATGATGGCAATCGCGATACGCGGCTTATCCGAAGGTGCAAAGGCGGTGTACCAGGAATGGTCGTGGAGTTTTTTTTGCCAGTTTCGAGGCGTCGTATTTTTCATTTTTCTTGACACTGAACAACTGTGCGGTACCGGTCTTACCGCCAGATTCATATTCGGCATTGGCAAAGGCAATACGCCCGGTTCCCTCTTTGGTGACACCGACCATGGCGTGTTTAACGATGTCGATATTTTCCTGTTTCAAGGGTATCCGATAACTTTCCTTGGGAACCGTCAAAGTCTTCACCCTGGAAGTCGGATCTTCCGTCATTTTTACCAGATGCGGTTTCATCACCACACCATTGTTGGCCAACGTGGCGACCGCATGTGCCATCTGCAAGGGAGTAAACGTGTTATAGCCCTGGCCAATCCCGAGCGAAATAGTTTCACCGGCATACCATTTTTGCTGTGCCGGCTTACGATACACGCTGCGCTTCCAGGCGGTGGATGGTAATACGCCCTTACGTTCATGATCCAGATCAATCCCGGTGATCTGACCAAAACCAAAAGGTTTCATGAAATCATGAATCGTATCTACCCCGAGTTCATTGGCCAAAATATAGTAATACGGGTCGCAGGATTGTACGATGGATTTATACATGTCGACTATGCCATGGCCACCTTTGACGTCATCATTAAACCTATGGCCGCCAAACATGAAGAAGCCCTGATCAGAGATAGACTGTGAAGGCGTGCGTCGTCCCAATTCCAGCGCCGCCAGCGCCATAAACGGCTTATAAGTTGAACCCGGCGGGTAAGCACCGGTTAGCGGACGATTCAATAAGGGCCGGTCTTCCGAAGTATTTAATTCATTCCAGCTTTGCTGATCAATCCCCTCGACAAACAGGTTCGGGTCATAGGTAGGTTTCGAGACAAAAGCCAGCACGTCACCGGTGACAGGCTCAATCGCTACCAGCGCACCACGGCGATCACCGAACGCCTCTTCTACGACTTTCTGCAACTCTATGTCTATCGATAAAATCAGATTCTTCCCTGAACTAGGCGCGCTGCGCGAGAGAGTGCGCACGGCCCGGCCACCGGCCGACACTTCCACCTCCTCAAAACCGGTAGTGCCGTGCAATACCGCCTCGTAACTTTTTTCCAGTCCCTCTTTGCCTATGTAGCTAGTACCATTGTAGTTGGAACCATCCTCCATCTCATCGATCAGTTCGGCATCCTTCTGGCTGATACGGCCGATGTAACCAATCACATGCGATGCCACATCACCGAGCGGATATTGACGGAACAGGCGCGCCTGAATATCCACGCCGGGAAAGCGAAAACGCTGGGCGGTAAACCGTGCCACCTCTTCATCACTAAGGCGAGTCCGGATAGGAAGGCTTTCGAAACTTTTCGATTCTTCTATCAGCTTGCGGAAACGCTTGCGATGCTTGGGTTGGATATCGACCAAAGCGGATAAATCATCGATCAGCAGATCAAGATCCTGCTTGATTTTCGATGGCGTAATTTCCAGCGTGTAGGCAGAAAAATTGCGCGCCAGCACCACGCCGTTTCTATCCATGATCAGGCCGCGGTTAGGCACTACGGGAACGATAGAAATACGGTTTTCATCGGCTTGCAGCGAATACACATCGTGCTTGACGATTTGCAGCCAGACGAAGCGTGACACCAGCAAAGAAAAGCAAATAAACGCAAACACGCCGATAAACACCAGACGGGTCTTAAAAAAATGGATTTCGCGCTCAGCGTTTTTTAGTTCAGTCATAGGGGGAGCCTGCTAAGCCGTGGGGCCGCATCAGATAGGCCGGGTATTGTCTTTGTCAACAGCGCGACGCTGCGGTGCCAGCAATAACCAGGTCGCCACCGGCCACAACAAGGTGGTCAGCACGCTGGAAGAGAAATACAACCATCCGGGAAACTGCGCGTCAGGCGCGACCATCAGACGCACCAGGATCTGCATAGTCTGCACAAACAGGAACAAGGGCAGCACGTAAAAACACTGCGCCAAAGGCTTAAACCAGAGTACGCGCCTATGTATGGCAATAGAGAAATAAGTCAGCAAAGTGTAGGCTAACGCATTTTCACCCAGATGCACGGCGGAATGCACATCCATCATCAAGCCCATCAAAAACGCCACGCCGATACCGACCTTGCGCGGTTGATGGATACTCCAGAACACCAACGCCAACGCAACAAAATCAGGAATCCCTATCCAGGCACCCCAGGGTAAGAAATTCAGAAAAAATGCACACGCCAGACTCACTGCAATAAAGAGCGAACTGACCGGCAGCAGGATGTAATGTGGGCTATTCATTTTGGCAGGGCCTTTGCAATTTCCTTGCTGGCAGGCGCTTGAGCCGCCTTGACTGGTGTTACTGCTGGTGTTACTGCTGGCGTTGCTGCTGGCGTTGGCGTTACTGTCTGCGCCGCCGCAGGTGCAGGTGCAGCCGGCAACTTAGGCTCCAGCGCGGAATCGGTTTCTTTTACCATCTCTTTGGCAGAATCCCGCGTGACTCTGCGGTTGATTTTTTCTTTCTTGGCCTTGATTTCTTCGGTGTCCGGACGCGTCAAATGATCGGTTTCCACCATGAGGATCAGCAATTGACGATGGCGGTCTATGCCGGCTGACGGGCTGCAAAGCACATTCTCAAACGTAGTCGAGGCCTTGTTCTCTACCTGCACCACCTTGGCCACGGCCAAACCGGCAGGATAGACACCGTCGATTCCAGAGGTCACCAGTAAGTCCCCGTTCTGCACATCGGCATTGGTAGTCATGCGCATATCGAGAAAACTCGACTGACCGCGTCCGCTGACCACGCTGCGTATGCCATTGCGCGCAATCTGTACCGGAATCGCCTGGTTTTTGTCAGTCAGCAAAGTCACTTCCGAGGTCAAAGGAAAAACCCGGGTCACCTGTCCGACCACACCCAGATCGTCGATCACAGGTTGACTCAGGGCAACGCCATGCTGAACTCCCTTATCGAGGATGATCTTGCGGGTGAAAGGATCACGCGCATCATAGATAATTTCGCCCATCAGCGATTTGACCGTCAGACGTTCACGGGCATCGAGCAGTTTGCGCAAGTGGGCATTTTCAGCGGCGAGTTGACCAGTCTGCTGTAACACATCAGCATTGCTAATTTGCTGGCGCTTGAGCTTGGCGTTTTCTTTTTCCAGCGTCGAGGTCGAAACAAAGTAATCGGCGAAACGCAACATCGCATCACGCGGCACCACCGCCACCATCTGCACCGGGTACAAAATAGTGCCCACCACGAAACGGATACGTTCCAGTGACTTAAAGCGTGAGTCGACTACCAGTAAGAAAATCGCCAGAATAGCGAAAAACACCACTTTAGCGCGGGCAGACGCACCTTGTTTAAAAAGTGGCGGGGGACTGTATTGCATAGGTGTGTGCCAAAATCGTAGCGGATTACAGCCAGGTCAAAAATATAAAAAATTAATTAAATATTTTAAAGGCGCGTCTAAAAATTAAGTTAAGGGGATGCAGAGCAAGGCGTAAACCGGAACAATACTTAAGTATTGCGAGGATTTACAACGCAGCTATGCACCCATTAATTAAATTTATGATGTGCCGATTATTCGTAGGAGAAAATCGAGCCTAATTTATCCATGCGCTCCAGCGCCATGCCAGAACCGCGCACTACGCAAGTCAAAGGATCTTCAGCGACGATCACCGGCAAACCGGTTTCTTCCATCAGCAAGCGATCCAGGTCGCGCAACAAGGCGCCACCACCGGTCAGCATCATGCCTTTTTCGGCGATATCTGCACCGAGTTCCGGCGGAGTCTGCTCCAGCGCGTTTTTCACGGCAGAAACGATGTTATTCAAAGGATCGGTCAGCGCTTCCAGAATCTCATTACTGGAGATAGTGAAAGAGCGTGGGATACCTTCGGATAAATTGCGCCCCTTGACTTCCATCTCGCGCACTTCTGAACCCGGGAAAGCCGAACCTATGCCTTTTTTGATGGCTTCGGCAGTTTGCTCGCCGATCAACATGCCGTAATTGCGACGGATGTAGTTGACGATCGCTTCGTCAAATTTATCGCCACCTACGCGTACCGAACCTTTGTAGACCATACCGCCCAAAGAGATGATACCGACTTCGGTCGTACCACCACCGATATCGACCACCATGGAACCGGTCGCTTCCGACACTGGCAAACCGGCACCGATCGCCGCCGCCATAGGCTCTTCGATCAGGTACACCTGGGAAGCGCCTGCGCCTAACGCAGATTCACGAATCGCGCGACGCTCTACCTGAGTCGAGCCGCAAGGTACGCAAATGATGATGCGCGGAGATGGTTTGAAAAACTTGGTGTCGTGCACCATACGGATGAATTGCTTGAGCATTTGCTCGGTAACGGTAAAGTCGGCAATCACGCCGTCTTTCATCGGACGGATCGCCTCGATATTACCGGGAACCTTGCCCAGCATCTGTTTGGCTTCTTTACCGACCGCCTGTATGGTTTTCTTACCATTCGGGCCGCCTTCCTGGCGAATTGCCACTACCGAAGGTTCATCGAGAACAATGCCTTGTCCACGGAGATAAATAAGTGTATTGGCCGTACCAAGATCGATGGCAAGGTCGTTTGAGAAGTAGCTGCGAAAAAAACCGAACATGTAAAATCCTGTGTATTCTGTGTTGTTGTCATGCGCCGACGTTAGCGCGAAAGGTATTGCAGCTCAAGGTCTGGAAAGGGTACTACTGGGAGAGCGCAACTCTTAAACGCGGCAGCATCATCAATAGCTGACATTATCGAATAAATTAAATACAATTTAAGCGAAAAAGAAAGCTTTTAACCAAACTTACTAGCCAACACCTAAATACTGCAAGAAGCGCAAACCGTAGAAATCCGTAAAATCACTCCGACGCATTTGCTTAAGCCTTAATATTCAAGGCATTAACCCTATATTCTACCTTATAATCTAGGGATTAATAGGCAATCTAGCATCTTGGTAAAAATCAGGTTTTTTTTGCCAATTTTGAACGCTGCAATTGGCCGTTTTTTACGGCGTTCGACTTGTCACCATTACTTTCGATCCACAATTTCATGCACGCGTTTCCGCGTTTTTAACCATGTCACTAGATCTTTCAGATGTGAAACGTATCGCCAATCTGGCGCAACTTGAACTCTCCGATACCCAGGCTACCGATACCCTGGCAAAGCTCAACGGGATTTTCTCTCTGGTGGAGCAGCTTAAGGCCGTCGATACCACGGGAATTACCCCCTTGAGCCACCCGATCGCGGCATTGATGCCCGAGCTCTGTCTGCGCCTGCGCGAAGATGTCGTCACCGAAAGCAATCACCGCGACGACTACCTGAAAGTGGCTCCCGCCACCCAGGATGGCCTGTATCTGGTACCTAAAGTCATAGAATAATTAAAGAGCTCAGACATGCATAACCATACACTCAAGCAACTCTCCAGCTTATTGCAGAGCAAACAGCTGTCCGCCACAGAATTGGCGCAACATTATCTGGCGCGCATTGCTGCCAGCCAACTCAACGCATTTACTCATGTTGAATCTAACCTGACGCTACAGCAGGCAGCATTGGCTGACCAGCGCCTGGCCGCCGGTGATGCGACTGCCCTGACCGGCATCCCGATTGCCCATAAAGACATTTTTGTCACCCGCGACTGGCGCTCGACGGCAGGTTCGCGCATGCTGGAAAATTACGTCAGCCCGTTTGACGCCACCGTAGTCGAGCATTTCAATGCAGCCGGCATGGTCACGCTGGGCAAACTCAATTGCGATGAATTCGCGATGGGTTCGAGTAATGAAAACTCGTATTTCGGTGCGGTAAAGAATCCATG
This genomic interval carries:
- the mreC gene encoding rod shape-determining protein MreC; its protein translation is MQYSPPPLFKQGASARAKVVFFAILAIFLLVVDSRFKSLERIRFVVGTILYPVQMVAVVPRDAMLRFADYFVSTSTLEKENAKLKRQQISNADVLQQTGQLAAENAHLRKLLDARERLTVKSLMGEIIYDARDPFTRKIILDKGVQHGVALSQPVIDDLGVVGQVTRVFPLTSEVTLLTDKNQAIPVQIARNGIRSVVSGRGQSSFLDMRMTTNADVQNGDLLVTSGIDGVYPAGLAVAKVVQVENKASTTFENVLCSPSAGIDRHRQLLILMVETDHLTRPDTEEIKAKKEKINRRVTRDSAKEMVKETDSALEPKLPAAPAPAAAQTVTPTPAATPAVTPAVTPVKAAQAPASKEIAKALPK
- a CDS encoding phosphoheptose isomerase, producing MKNQRILSHFHESAELKIQCASVLARPIEQAIELMFMALSNGNKILACGNGGSAADCQHFAAELVGRFERERLPLPALALTTDTSILTAISNDYSFQEVYAKQVQAFGQSGDILLALSTSGNSASVVNAVNMALERDMRVIALTGKGGGEIKKVLTDADVHICVPHDRTARIQEVHLLTIHCLCDGIDAALFGGDADD
- a CDS encoding BON domain-containing protein, which produces MIEVMFKKAARPLATISLCCAAAMSLQGCVEMMVGSAVVGTFAATDRRTFGAQAEDKSIVLKGESRVARAAGIGSHINVSSFNRRALLTGEVADEASRVNAEREMRAVEGVLDVANELQVAPVTSYTARSNDALLTTKVKASFVDTKDLYGSAFKVVTEDSVVYLMGRVTQREGNLAGEVARGVSGVRKVVKVFDYISETELTEMTAAANK
- the rsmI gene encoding 16S rRNA (cytidine(1402)-2'-O)-methyltransferase, producing the protein MSQPDTEFPPLSANAAIMEAVSKQSYPAATLYVVATPIGNVCDISLRALHLLSLADAVACEDTRNTAQLMTRYGLHKPLLAAHMHNEREVAEKIIARLQAGERIALVSDAGTPGVSDPGAKIVEAVRLAGLQVMPLPGASAAISALSASGLIHDRFYFVGFLPSKAGQRDTLLQSLAATAASLIFYEAPHRILDSTSAMLAAFGPTRQVVFARELTKLFEEIHRCSLAEAAAWLNADSHREKGEYVVLIEAAPETAADDHLEAKRILTILLKECSVKQAASLAAQLTGQKKNALYQLALELKDEDEPEGQQ
- the mreD gene encoding rod shape-determining protein MreD, encoding MNSPHYILLPVSSLFIAVSLACAFFLNFLPWGAWIGIPDFVALALVFWSIHQPRKVGIGVAFLMGLMMDVHSAVHLGENALAYTLLTYFSIAIHRRVLWFKPLAQCFYVLPLFLFVQTMQILVRLMVAPDAQFPGWLYFSSSVLTTLLWPVATWLLLAPQRRAVDKDNTRPI
- the gatC gene encoding Asp-tRNA(Asn)/Glu-tRNA(Gln) amidotransferase subunit GatC, giving the protein MSLDLSDVKRIANLAQLELSDTQATDTLAKLNGIFSLVEQLKAVDTTGITPLSHPIAALMPELCLRLREDVVTESNHRDDYLKVAPATQDGLYLVPKVIE
- the rodA gene encoding rod shape-determining protein RodA codes for the protein MQNKGINWQRIRSHIMVFDGPLALIIFLIVSTGIVTLYSAGIDFPGRVEDQLRNILISFLVMWVLANVPPQTLMRFAIPIYTFGIALLIAVAMFGMVKKGARRWINVGVVIQPSEMMKIATPLMLAWYFQKRAAVLRWKDFLIASVILLIPVVLIAKQPDLGTALLVVAAGFAVIFLAGLSWRVVLGLVLAAAASIPIAWPMLHGYQRDRVMTMIDPTTDPLGKGFHIIQSQIAVGSGGFAGKGWLHGTQAHLEFIPERTTDFIFAVYSEEFGFIGNCILVVLYMLLVIRGLMIAANAPTLFARLMAGSVTMIFFTYAFVNMGMVSGILPVVGVPLPFMSYGGTAFVTLGMGAGILMSVQRNRKLVQT
- a CDS encoding YraN family protein, whose product is MAEQSWLGKRLARIRTPRQRTGDEGEEQALAFLRQAGLSLVQRSFLCKGSEIDLIMQDGAALVFVEVRKRASAQFGGALASVTPAKQRRMVHAALVYLQKIKPLPACRFDVVAIQDGRIEWLKNVITA
- a CDS encoding rod shape-determining protein, with protein sequence MFGFFRSYFSNDLAIDLGTANTLIYLRGQGIVLDEPSVVAIRQEGGPNGKKTIQAVGKEAKQMLGKVPGNIEAIRPMKDGVIADFTVTEQMLKQFIRMVHDTKFFKPSPRIIICVPCGSTQVERRAIRESALGAGASQVYLIEEPMAAAIGAGLPVSEATGSMVVDIGGGTTEVGIISLGGMVYKGSVRVGGDKFDEAIVNYIRRNYGMLIGEQTAEAIKKGIGSAFPGSEVREMEVKGRNLSEGIPRSFTISSNEILEALTDPLNNIVSAVKNALEQTPPELGADIAEKGMMLTGGGALLRDLDRLLMEETGLPVIVAEDPLTCVVRGSGMALERMDKLGSIFSYE